The following proteins come from a genomic window of Carassius gibelio isolate Cgi1373 ecotype wild population from Czech Republic chromosome B8, carGib1.2-hapl.c, whole genome shotgun sequence:
- the csgalnact1b gene encoding chondroitin sulfate N-acetylgalactosaminyltransferase 1, whose amino-acid sequence MEPNRAVSERPSGLPMMPHDGALHTEGPFRILPSVMQKRWFLGRRAVAALLFCLVLLLYRQTCRSRSQTRSRRPAGEDAFEALLQQHEQRYLQHSRNLTRRISQLKAELQKSTLELQEQNQSELEEFLQKQLRRAEVFTGERLPNEFAVLPFESFTLRRVYQLESGLARLPVESVIGQERRNELNGALEAALHLLNQPQLRRVYSPQHFYEGIFRTERDKGTLYDLTFRENSVPDFRRMVFFRPFAPLMKVKEELMDASQILINIIVPLADAVDAFRQFVQHFSDACIRQDGRTHLTVVLFGSEKMHDVKGIVNGMSRRIKFRNVTLIRLNEAFSRGRGLDVGARAWKRSNVLLLFCDVNTRFSAEFLNSCRMNTEPGQRVFYPVMFSLYNPEVIYGQHVPSAEDQLVIRKDFGFWKDFDFGTTCQYRSDFINTGGFDVSVKGGATEDVHLYRKFLHSSLMVVRAPSRGLFHVWHPTVCHAQSSSETFKLCLQDKALNEASHSQLGQILFHQQINNHLHKYKQHNINS is encoded by the exons TCAGTCATGCAGAAGCGATGGTTTCTGGGAAGGCGTGCGGTTGCTGCGCTGCTCTTCTGCTTGGTTCTGCTCCTGTATCGTCAGACCTGCAGGTCTCGAAGCCAAACCCGGTCCAGACGTCCAGCAGGAGAAGATGCATTCGAGGCTTTACTGCAGCAGCACGAGCAGCGCTATCTCCAGCACAGCAGGAACCTCACCAGAAGGATCTCACAGCTGAAAGCAGAGCTGCAGAAATCCACGCTGGAGCTCCAGGAGCAGAACCAGTCCGAGCTGGAGGAGTTCCTGCAGAAGCAGCTCCGACGGGCCGAGGTCTTCACCGGAGAACGGCTGCCCAATGAGTTTGCGGTGCTACCGTTTGAGAGCTTCACCCTGCGCCGGGTCTATCAGCTGGAGAGCGGCCTGGCCAGACTCCCGGTGGAAAGTGTGATTGGTCAGGAGCGCAGGAACGAGCTGAACGGAGCTCTAGAAGCAGCGCTGCATCTGCTGAACCAGCCTCAGCTCCGCAGGGTTTACTCTCCTCAACACTTCTATGAAG GAATCTTTCGCACAGAGAGGGACAAAGGAACGTTATACGATCTCACGTTCAGAGAAAACAGCGTTCCAGATTTCAGGAGGATGGTGTTCTTCCGTCCTTTCGCACCGCTGATGAAGGTGAAGGAGGAACTGATGGATGCATCTCAGATCCTCATCAATATAATCGTACCTCTGGCCGACGCAGTGGATGCATTCAGACAATTCGTGCAACATTTCAG TGACGCTTGCATTCGTCAGGATGGACGGACGCATCTCACCGTGGTGCTTTTTGGGTCAGAAAAGATGCATGATGTGAAAGGAATTGTGAATGGAATGTCAAG GAGAATTAAATTCAGGAACGTGACTCTGATCCGTCTGAACGAAGCCTTCTCCAGAGGACGAGGCCTGGATGTCGGCGCTCGAGCCTGGAAGCGAAGCAACGTCCTCCTGCTTTTCTGTGATGTGAACACTCGGTTTAGTGCAGAGTTCCTGAACTCCTGCCGTATGAACACAGAACCAG GTCAAAGGGTGTTTTATCCGGTAATGTTCAGCCTGTATAATCCAGAGGTCATCTATGGTCAACATGTTCCTTCTGCTGAAGATCAGCTG GTGATCAGAAAAGATTTTGGCTTCTGGAAGGATTTTGACTTTGGGACGACGTGCCAGTACCGATCAGACTTCATCAACACAG GTGGATTTGATGTGTCTGTGAAAGGCGGAGCTACAGAAGATGTTCATCTCTACAGGAAGTTCCTCCACAGCAGTCTGATGGTGGTTCGCGCTCCGTCACGTGGCCTGTTTCACGTGTGGCATCCGACCGTCTGTCACGCACAGTCTTCCAGCGAGACGTTTAAACTGTGTTTGCAGGATAAAGCGCTAAACGAGGCGTCTCACAGTCAGCTGGGACAAATCCTCTTCCACCAGCAGATCAACAATCATCTACACAAATACAAGCAACACAATATCAACTCATGA